Genomic window (Neoarius graeffei isolate fNeoGra1 chromosome 13, fNeoGra1.pri, whole genome shotgun sequence):
cagctcacagagcgcgcgagtgaagcgcacgagcagtgattcgggactgagccgctgtgtgtgtgatcccagcgcatatcacttaccacttgcaagtggaaggatggcaagcctaaagacaatcataactacacaatgggcagtatttgcatcagtatttgcagtattttcatacttttatactctttaatgaaaggtgatacaaggcggaagtccgcgccgtttttcagcagtcgcgtcacatgaccaacgccagcgaatcaggaaggtggatgtcacagtgacgttgtccaatgagacgccagctagagctcagcacagcgtatccgcgtattctcaatgtttacacagcaccggatcagacacgatctggattgaatacgtggacgctggcggattcccgtttcccggcgttttaatgtaaacggacagtgcatccgcgaagaaaacgagacagatacggtctaatgtaaacttggccttaatgtcccaatatataaatacttcagcacaatgcttcagaagagacactgaataaaatgacatttataattgtatttaaaacagtggaatgatcaattttttgccacaatcccaacagcactaatcataaaattctgtttttgatcatactacatgtacatttgcacttgcaacactgaaaagactttgaattaaagaagtacagccagtgtttgatatttcagtgaataaaaatcagacatgtaaaaagaaactgaataagtttaactcacatttcatggcactaattggcaagttcaactccaagcacaggtcaaccatcgccgcttcagcacgggtcacgttccgtgtcttttcatccacagatttcgtaataaactgctggatacccccagatttactttccgcctgactcgccatttcagcatactccatatgttttttttttgtagttgacatgccgcgtgcagtcatcgtgaccaccatgagtgacgttaatgtcagttctacacagtttgcagtgcgcgtatccattgcccttttgactgggtgtaatgcacggccattctaccgtatcgaaaatagcgcgaacaaatgtgcggaatctgcgcatgtcacgcacagcatgtgtggttgtcgtaaaaataaatagccgtgaatcgcgcatggattgaaaaagtcgcttggacatttaaaaacaactcactggatttttttaagactttataataattccgtacagaataacactgtttgccgtaacatcgtatttacgtaacttttccgtacaaaatacggccaatccatactagtaggcatctctgctatacagtccactatatagtgagtagggagcgatttcggacgcagGGATAGTGCCGATTCCTGCCTGTATGCGTGAAGTTATGACATTAAGTTATAACACACACCTTCTACTCTTCTGTGGGTGCGAGTGGGGGGGTTGGAGGCGTGGCGGCGCAAGGGAGGGCCGTTGCCATGGTAGTATGGACTGCTGGGTTGAGACTGGTATTCGGAGGTGCTTCGTAGCGTCTGTGGGCGGGGGGTCATGGAGTTGGAGGCGGAGTCCATGAAGCGTTGCTCTTTCAGTAAACCATTTTCTTCTGGAGGCAGAGTCTCAGCTACAAACacacatgaattttttttttggatactACATAGGGTACAACTACTTTTATAATCACACAAACAGCTTACACACAGAAATTATTCCACTTCGGAATATGCACACACAGTTACAGCAGCCACataacacccacacccacacacaaacaccatgCAGTACCTTCAGAAGGGTGTGTATCTGTGTGGAGGATCTTGGGGGAAAGGGGGGCAGAGTAGGGCGGAGAGTCTCGAGAGATTCGCTTTACTCCTCTGTTTAGTGCCGGCGCCTCGGACATCTCCTCTTTCACTACAAGTAAGCACATTCCAGTTACAGTAATacacttgtttgtttgtgtgtgtgtgagattaagcAGCTTGCAAACTGTACACGGTATACCTGACTTGCTCCTGTCGTAGCTGCTATAGGGGCTGAACGGCTGGCTGCTGAACAGGTTATCACACTGCAGGTGTCGACACACTTTCTCCAGGAACCGCAGAACGAACGCGGCGCTGGATGCTGACGGCAGCTTCACCATCCGTGTCCCTCCGTCCGTCCGCACTGAAGGAGGAGCGAGACCGAATTGCTAATAAATTCCACATGCTACTCAACGTGTGTACGGCTGTGTATGATTTAGTCCACAAAATCAGTGACTAAAGCCTCTGAGATCAAAACAGGATATGAAAACGACTGCGACAGAAACACCTGGGACTGTCGTTTACCTCACCACTAACCGTTTCACGACAAACCCCTTGAATAACTTAACgggatttatttttttcgcggtccggtttccatcaaatcctgcgctctgattggctggcgagcgggtccgtatcctacggtacggaccccggttacggacctctggcgactcactcgttcacaaaaacaacaaatatagtagcattttttgtcaacaattattctttttttttaaataagatttatttatagagggcctcactcagtactttcaagaccttggtcacggtatttcacgatacggacctcccagctggtaaataacattttttttttttttgcggtccagtttccattggctggtgagcgggtctgtatcctacgatacggaccccgttacggaccctggttacggacctctggcaactcactcattcacaacaacaaacatagtagaattttttgtcaatatttatctttttttataagatttatttataagattatcaaagatcttataaatttttgccagcatttctcaggagaatagcattaattttacagcatggatagcgataacgacagtgttcacagcaaaagcgagttttactaccctgaggaagaagaaataaaagaaaacatttcaggagaaagctaaaaacctctaactgttgctaacgctgagcaaaaacatggctgaatcctgaatgactcaattttgtataaataggggactacataggcggcaaaatgtagtttttttcctgctatggaagtgcacttgtataccgaggaggaagccatttgcattacagccgtgaatgaggattcaaagtggcggctcggctcggttttccctttcgggcgctctcgttttctgttagaatttggtaaagaaaaaaatatattatttaccagcttaaaggaatagtccaccgtacttccataatgaaatatgctcttatctgaattgagacgagctgctccgtacctctccgagctttgcgcgacctcccagtcagtcagacgcagtcagacgtgctgtcactcctgttagcaatgtagctaggctcagtatggccaatggtattttttggggctgtagttagatgcgaccaaactcttccgcgtttttcctgtttacataggtttatatgaccagtgatatgaaataagttcagttacacaaattgaaacgtagcgattttctatgctatggaaagtccgcactataatgacaggcgtactaacaccttctgcgcgcttcggcagcgcattgatacggagctccgcgaggtgaaggtatcaatgcgctgccgaagcgcgcagaaggtgttagtacgcctgtcattatagtgcgcactttccatagcatagaaaatcgctacgtttcaatttgtgtaactgaacttgtttcatatcactggtcatataaacctatgtaaacaggaaaaacgcggaagagtttggtcgcatctaactacagccccaaaaaataccattggccatactgaccctagctacattgctaacaggagtgacagcgcgtctgactgcgtctgactgactgggaggtcgcgcaaagctcagagaggtacggagcagctcgtctcaattcagataagagcatatttcattatggaagtacggtggactgttcctttaaggtcggtccgtatggtgaaataccgtgacctcggccttgaaatagTACTTtcgagacctcggtcatggtatttcaccatacggacctcccagctggtaaataatatatatatatatatatatatatatatatatatatatatatatatatatatatatttttttttttttcagtccagTGACTAAATCATGTGCTGGAAATCTCCTTGCATGTTTAAAAGTTTGGAAAGCAGCACATACACACAACAAGCGTGGAGCCGGGGATCAGATCATAACCTTCAAGATCccgaagcttgtggccagaaaagtgtaaaGATATCACTATAGCACGTACAGAACTTAACCATCCGAGCTTTTCTAGTCTATGTTTTGCTGAAGCTTTGCTGAAACATCCCCGCCAGACACACCTACTGCTCTCCAACAGGTCACATGGAGATTCACTTGCCAACTGAAccttagaaggaaaaaaaaaaaaagagctgcgaGGGATTTATTTCTAACTGCCACCTTTTTCAAGTAAATATAATTTAATCTAATAATAAAAACGATCTCTGTATGACATCAAGTGGAGTATAGTGCTTAATTCTACACGCCTGAGCACACGTAAATCCTGTCATATCAAGTTTTGCACAGGAAGTGAGGTTTAACGGGTTAAATAACAGCCTGAGTACCTCGTACCACCTCTCCCCCGTCTGGCTGATTCTGCAGGCACCCCAGCAGCACTTTGGGCTGATAGGCGCAGTCCAAACACGCCTGCACCGTCTGCTGCAGCACCAGGTTCACCGCCTCGGGTCCGAAGTGATCAGGCAGCCGCTGCACCTGCTTACGGTCCAGGTGCGGGCCGCAGTTCCCGTGCTTATTCACGTACACGCACACTGAAAGATGAACAGAGAAAGACAGGCGTGAACTTGAGAATCATTTGAAAAGAACAGCCAGGTTTAAATAGGtctaaaatatattctttaataaataaataaataaataaataaataaatgttcgtGTGTGGAATAAGAGGATTAAAGCACACCGGTGATGTGCTGTTCTTATTAGAATATAATCAACTTCGGGGTGGTAACGCATCACACCACTGTGTCTTAGATTATTGCTTTAAATTACAGCACACCCCCAAGTGTGTTATTCCTCACTTCGTTTGACACACTCCGTATACAGTTAAGTGTATcgccatttattttctttcccaAATATGTCTTAATCTTTGTGGTTTTGTGCTGCAATGAGATTATAATCCTCAAAAAACCCAACGGTGACCTGTCGAAGCAGAGATAATACAGATTAGAGCAGTGGGTCTTGCCCCGTACTGAGctgagtgagtgtttgtgtgtgttggtTTTACTGAGCCGACTGTGTGTTCAGGATTTACCTGTGGACACCACAGACGATGGAGGGCTTAGTGGAGACAGACCATCCCTGGACACCTGAGAAGATGGCAGTCTGGAGTCTGAACCTGCTGGTGCTGACATAGAGCTCTGCAGGAGTTTGGGTttcctctgacacacacacacacacacacaccatttatatatatatatatatatatatatatatatatatatatatatatatatatatatataaataattttttttttaattctagcaatcacacgctctgattggctactctactactaggatatcagctcatgtaccgtgagtagagaaaaacaaactggcgGTGCGTGTTGTTGAACCGTGGATGAAGTAAAAACTCCaggcgaaaacaaccccccccccccccccccccaaaaaaaaaaaaaacactccagcaacacaatatggaatgaaattatttgattgtaagaacgcatcttttttatttttcaagaattattattgtagcatttttctcaaattgctagtcatttcgccagtttgtttacgttcttcatctttaagcattaaaatgtgttgaatttttttagactggttcataagctcaaagaagtttgaaggtaatataactgaaatgtccaaggaagaattaaagaggaactgaagtcatttttaaacttgctttatttcttaattaacgtgttattcaattacgttttcgggtttagtaaccttatatcgcgactcgtatcggcaactaattgcaattaaatatgatacttatctctATTTATAGCAGTGGGAAGTATCACTCTGTACGATATAATATGCACCACGTAAACCGCTGTGAACCTGCTGTATGTTGTATGAATGCTTTGTTTTGTGTTGTCTTGCTGGTTTTGTTTTACTTTTAAAGTGGTGGTGCGATAGGGCTGGGTGGGTCGGGGTTTgttgttgtatgtttgtttgtcttatgtcaaaatacaataaaaagacttcagataaaaaaaaaaaaaatatgatacttatcggcctgttcggtttttagccgtgttgaatttagttcgtttggtccacggcaggcgtcgcttatccgcgcgatcttcacgagacttgtgcgagacttcgaaacgtgaagtgtcagccgggtgtcagcgccgccattttgaaaactgttttccaaacgaaataaacgagtttaaatgacgattactgccgacttttttcaaactttcctgattgctatcaaaacaaacaaaacttccggcttgatcacgtcatcattcgaaagagggcgcgcgtgtctcttgacaacgttggcagatgtcggtcgctttgatttccgctgtacgttttacttccgtcctacgatgtctcgcacaggtctcaacgaatctcgtttacggccatcgctttgacatatggactgatatattacagagcatatttcacacactcataacttgctatagcagtgacaaaatagcaatcaaaaatgcattccgatatttaataaaatgagataaatagaattttgatgataaaaaaaaaaatttgccttcagttctcctttaaataaagGTCTaaactattctatacctcggcacgacagcaagacgacactttctacaaaaaaacaaaaacaaaaacccaaaccactaaagtcaattcgtgcagccatcggtaggtttttaagaagtctgtctATGCGGAAatcattttgtcagacgttttgggtaaagtttttattcatcgaatttgcaaaaaataaaactgctctgtttctcaaaatccagtgaatgtggatagaataaaacagttactccactcaatctcgtcgtacatggcttacagctgctatcagctcatgtacgactcgatttcgtggaataactgttatttatttttttcgcagtccggtttccatcaaatcctgcgctctgattggctggcgagcggatccgtatcctacaatacggaccccagatacggaccccggttacggacctctggcgactcgctcgttcacaacaacaacaaacatagtcgcattttttgtcaacatttatcttttttttaaataagatttatttataagattatcaaaaatcttgtaaatttttgccagcatttctcaggagaatatcattaattttacagcatggacagcgataacgacagcgttcacagcgaaagcgagttttactaccctgaggaagaagaaataaaaaaaaacatttcaggagaaagctaaaaacctctaactgttgctaacgccgagcaaaaacatggctgaatcctgaaggactcaattttgtataaataggggactacatagggggcaaaatgtagtttttttcctgccatggaagtgcacttgtataccgaggaggaagccatttgcattacagccgtgaatgaggattcaaaatggcggctcggctcggttttccctttcaggtgctctcGTTTTCAAGACCTCGATCAtgatatttcacgatacagaactcctagctggtaaataacatatatatatatatatatatatatatgcgcgctaGGGTTAGGCTGAGTATCCTCCGCTCTGGCCTACTGATTTACAGAATGACTGTAGGCGAAAAACAACACAAGCATGTTATACACACATTGATTTTTTTTCGCATTGTGTGATATACAGTACAGAGCTGGGGGATGAGCACATTAATAAGCTCCTGAGAAAAacttctaaaggccaatttatgctgacaacccagtcctcgcagatagcgtcgcagacagtgtctgcgtagcccccccaccttcgcagacgctctgcgcgcacctcccaaaaactgtgaccaccgcagaagcctcgcagacagcgtcgcagacaagagggctctgattggttcactctacatccgctgtacacgcacttccgcttccctactttcccggtttggtttgttttcacgaccgccatttttaaaaacacgagcgaagatggagcagcatgaagagcggttgatcgaggaagtacgtacatctatacgactccagttctagtctttgtaaaaaaaaaaagttctagtcattataagtaaccggaggataaacactccactaaccacacccaccaactactcctagcgacttcgcgcccccttgcgttgtggcggtgaataacatcgcgcacacctattactccccgctcaacaataaattacaactgtctgcgaaaagctatctgcgaaagccttgtcgcaagagcatgcagaggccttcaggagACGTCTATTTTGCATTTATGGATGAGTTCTTCACCATCGGCATGCCGGGAAGTTTTCCATCACGGACTTTCctttttctctgtaacatgacaagctgttttttttttcatcttattaacaCTTCATGAGAAAAAAAGACGCTGGTGAAGGAACGACATCTGTTTAACATATAAGTAATAACAGCGATAAATAACATGTTcagtggatgttccacaacaataaatgtaacgacaaacagataaaaattgtaatcatggacaaactgctgtggtataagaggcatAAACCACTGCAGCTCATACCACCATTGGTAACATCACAGCAGCATGTCAGTGAGATGAGAATTTCCTATAACACTCCAACCTTTGCTCCATACCTTGCTGCCCGGTTTGGGTCCTCTCTTCTTGTAAGGGCGTGGGACGAGCTGTGGGGTGGATTCAGGTGCCGTGGTACTCATCTGAGCCCCTGGACTCTGAGAGCCTGATGATGCCGCCAGGGCTTTGAGCAGGGCGATGGTCTCGCTTTTGGGTCGCCGGCCCCTCACGCCCTTCCGGACAGGCAGCTGGGGCAGCGGTGTGGGCAAGCGGTACGAAGACTGCATGGAGCGCCGTGTCTGCTTGGACGGCGAAGAAGAAAAGGAGGAGGAAGTGGAAGATGAGGGTGCAGACAGCGGCTTCGGGAGGGTGACTGCAACGGAAAAGAATGAAAAGTCTGGAACGAGTTTCTCCGAACGTGTTATTTTTAACCATTAAACATGATCGACGGCACACTGTAATGCCATTGTAGGATTCTACAAAGAACGGTCTCGGAATGTGTCTCCTCCTCTATcctgctgaaaaaaaaagctaGGAAAATTTAAACACAAGCGGGATTTCAATCATTTATGTACAGCAATTATTCACCAGTAACCAAAGCTGTCCAAATATACCACAACAAGCCCGGTTTTGTCTCTCATTCGCTGTTATGTAGAACGCAGGCTGAGCAAGCGCATTCTGTAGCTAAAAGTTTGCGGTTACCACAACATCCTTTAATAATTTACATGTCGGGAATGATGGGTTTAAGCTGTTGCTTATTTCATGACATCACTAACCGAGTTCACACGAAATGCTCCCTGAGTCattcagaaaagaaagaaagaaccctactcactactcactagcgctttacaacacacactaaTGCTGCAGCTGGAGCATGGATTCGGTCTGTATTCCTtctcaccacctgctgcactacacacatcaccCAGGTGAGACCTGGAGGACGATAAAATGATTTTTACTCTTCAGATTAATTAGCACAcacctaccccttttccaccaaatcagttccagggctggttcggggcagtgctggtgctggttcacaactcgttcaacttgcgagccagctgagaaccagtttgcttttccgtagctcacggtgctaagggaagccacgtctttacgtcgctgtatacgtcagttacgttgctacgtttgcttaaaccttggcgcgaatatcgaagcaaaaacaacacggaagaagcagcagcagcagcaacaacaacaataataataataatggatgacttcgcgtttgtacagctgctgcttctcgtcgcttaaaaatggcgatctttcgcggtcttgttattgttgttggtcttaacaactctgccccccaccCCCGCtgccgtaagcggttctttcctctggcccagcagagagttggtgctagcctggaaccggtttttctggccccagagccagttctttgtcagtggaaacagaaaacccggttccaaactaagcactggccccgaaccagccctggaactgctttggtggaaaaggggcaactgaCGAACTTTCCAGAATTAGGAACGTGAGGGTTTGTGGAAACACTGGAGAGTCCGAGCGAAATATCTCGGCTGCTGCGAGGACAGCATGTTTCTCTGGTACATGACGTGGATCACAATATATAATTTAGCTAACAAACTACAGGCAAAACAGAAGTGCTGCACTAAAACGGTAAAAATGCAGAGATGAAGAACGGTttgtttatccttttttttttactgaatgcCTTTGAAAGCTAAATTCTCACACTGAGAAGAGGAAAAAGAAAACGCaacatgctattttttttttcgtttccgtttccggttgagagtacgtcgtgcgcattctggctgccgcttctcaccagagcttttttaattttattttctttctttttcaattaattttttttctgtgtgtttgtgtagtttgatgtttgtttgagtgtttgtccgccggttgtggtgtagcttcggacccagttttgggcgtcggtttccctccaggccttggttcgctgtgggcgatgcctgcgctcccagctgtagaccgcagtgagctcgttgctcattttacatcgtggttgtccagcgctctgcgctttaacgcttggcgtgatgttccgagcgatgctgctcggtggcgtcgcagcagctgtgcaggcggtttgggacacaccagcgctctgcgtggcggagcttctctgctcactttgtggatccacggcgtggtgttcgagcgatgtggctggcggcgtcacggcggctgtgctggagatgtgggactcgttttcatgcgccttttggtgggactgtggctgctacaccacgggaattacatcctgacccctacttggtggactttttattttttattcatttatttttttaatttcctttattttttttttcctttgtctataattgtaaagcgtccttgggtttcttgaaaggcactataaaaattcaacttattattattattattattattatgtaaaacAAAtacattcattttaaaaattaaagaaaaatacacGTAAAAAAAAATCGACTCCTTTCATTCAGTTCCGTttagtcagttaaaaaaaaaaaaaccaggaagGATATCACGATGCCAACGATATCTCAGAAACGTGTATCAGCACATAATTTATGACGACACCAACATCACATCgtcacaggcttgtagtactcgagtccgactcgtgccctaattttaaggactcgtgacttgactgggacttgagcgctgatgactcggacgcgtgcattaactgcattcggactcgtaaattggagacgaggactccgattttttctttatttttttctgcaaCATGCCTGTGGGGGcgtgggcatggccaagcatcggtttgtgaatggagggcggggccagggaaggtgaggggCAAAGTCAGTacgcctgctgtcaattaatgttgtgagTGAGTTCTGCAGTGACGACGGAGgacagaaaaggagggagagagtgaagagaggGGATCTCTCCCGACCAGAGCATATGTGTGTGACAGAGCAAGTGAATGAgattagtaaagctgaaaagcaagcacgAAGTGGAAAATAAAGTCTGTGCTAACATCATttcctgcctgccgtgcttcagtattccacccatgtcagggacatacaacaatgccataataatttgccgttttttatatctacattaatttttatactaattttgtgcaagagaatgcacattagaggtctgcgcgggacagaattttcagtcccgctccctcctgctcctgcattgtgcagtcccgctcccgctcgctcccgcaaagaattatgattttcagtcccgctcccgcccgcgcctgccatattttgtcccgctcccgcccgcaaatcccgcatgatgcagacgttcgcgttatttctcacgaaagttcttgtcattggcttggggaattaaacatgctgagcttagctgagctctccactgaccgatccttcatttattgtaagtttattgtttagactctgacattctgctgacacattccaggttgagcgctgcatgcgctcataattgacagctctcgctttgattgacagctctcgctctgattgacagctctcgctttgcgcactcgcactcccacttccgagtctgtgacgttatgattccaaccgcgatttcattctcctctcatatgaagtgctgcgcaaccacaaccagctcctcagattatacactgtctatttctagctttaaattgaacaatctgtgcgatacacagtcctttttaatactagttaatactttttaatactttttttaaatactttttaatacttaggactaatactcttgactatgATTTTCAGTAacaaacggtaaatgtacctctttttaaagcagcacttacttctgaagcactgtgagcttcactagaggagctctgctcttctgccatgatcggagatctcaaacacggaagagcggaaaggaatcggaaacgtacgcgagattagaccacatccgcaaatttaggcatcttaaaatgtttttattaatgccaaataaaatatccagcacaaattatatacgatagacataaattaataatttatacattttattttaaacacgtttttagttagcgggactgcagcttatcacctctcccacccgcgcccgcgcccgcattgtgcactccccctcccgcccgcgcccgcaatgagctttcaaaatttgtcccgtgccgcactgctttgcgtcgggtcccgcgggactcccgcgggagtgcagggctctaatgcacatccacctgttcatatgtcatgttcaggaacaaactaacattaatggtgctaaaatgcctggagagaagcccctaggattgtccgctttgctgatacagacttctcgtgcagtgggaaaaaatgcactgcgatgtgttccatatgtagaagaactatcgaggagacgacggggacgacctcgcacTTCAATCGTCGTTTGgcaagagaaggaagtgacatgctatgttcattgctctgttgatagcggggcttgctgagcgatgaactagctagtgttaaccctctctcacgttactgatagtgggc
Coding sequences:
- the LOC132896663 gene encoding sex comb on midleg-like protein 2; translation: MSSMGRTALKDQKESKKEKAGRSTPVSTGPGPVKAPESFSWEEYLKETSSTPAPPSCFRQSRLPPSNDFKAGMKLEARDPRNSTSVCIATVMGITGIRLRLRLDGSDNTNDFWRLVDSSDIQPIGTCEKNGDMLQPPLGFRMNASSWPMFLLRTLNGAEMAPASAFKKEPQRPSQNSFKPGMKLEAVDKKNPYLICPATIGDVRGEEVFVMFDGWRGAFDYWCRYDSRDIFPVGWCAVTKHSLQPPGNSITLPKPLSAPSSSTSSSFSSSPSKQTRRSMQSSYRLPTPLPQLPVRKGVRGRRPKSETIALLKALAASSGSQSPGAQMSTTAPESTPQLVPRPYKKRGPKPGSKRKPKLLQSSMSAPAGSDSRLPSSQVSRDGLSPLSPPSSVVSTVCVYVNKHGNCGPHLDRKQVQRLPDHFGPEAVNLVLQQTVQACLDCAYQPKVLLGCLQNQPDGGEVVRVRTDGGTRMVKLPSASSAAFVLRFLEKVCRHLQCDNLFSSQPFSPYSSYDRSKSVKEEMSEAPALNRGVKRISRDSPPYSAPLSPKILHTDTHPSEAETLPPEENGLLKEQRFMDSASNSMTPRPQTLRSTSEYQSQPSSPYYHGNGPPLRRHASNPPTRTHRRVEAASSTTGPDAAAAECETPRIPSGRNPSSWSIEEVMQFVRDADPTALAPHAELFRKHEIDGKALMLLRSDMVMKYMGLKLGPALKLCYHIEKLKQGKQ